A segment of the Promicromonospora sukumoe genome:
CTGGCATGACATTCATCAGGGCCGGCCGTGACGCAGCGTCACTGGTGGGGCCGGGGCCGAGGACGAATACTGGGGGACGATTCTCTGTGCCCGACCGAATCCGTGCCCGACCGAACCCGCCCGACCGAACCGGAGTGCCCGATGGACCTCGTGCCCGCGCGTGTGCCTGCTCTTGGCGCGCGCCCGGCTGGTATGCACGCGGCCGGTGCCGGGTGGTGAGGCCCCTGCGGACCGCGCTGTCCGAGCACAACGAGGTGTCCCAGGGGAAGCTGCGCCGGCTCAACCTCGTACTGCAGGTCCCGCCGATCATCCTCACGGGCGTGGTGCTCGTGCTGATCGACCACACGACCTGGTGGGGCACGGCCGCCTTGGTCGTGGGCGTGGTGGCCGCGGTCGTCGCGATGGAGCGGTGGACGGCGGACGACCTCGCGCGGGTCGCCCTGCCCTGCCTCGTGATCACCGCGGCGGTGTGGGTGTTCGGGGCGCTGGTCACGGACAGCAGCACGGCCTTCTACGGCCTCGGCGTCGTGGGCTCGCTCGTGGTGCCGCAGCTCCCCCGGCACCGGATCGCCGCCGGGCTCGGGCTGCTGGCCTTCATCGCGGCCGTGGGCGCGAGCCGCCTGCTAGTGTCGCAGGACGACGTCGTCGGCGACCTGATCGTCTACGTGCTCGTGCCGACGGGCGTGTTCGTCGTGGCCACGCCGCTGCTGTACGGCAACCAGCGGTACCTCGACCTCATGAAGGAGACGCGCGACCGCGAGGCGGAGCTCGCCGTCGCGCAGGAGCGGATCCGGTTCGCGGGCGACCTGCACGACATCCAGGGCCACACCCTGCACGTCGTGAAACTGAAGACGGTGCTGGCGCAGAAGCTGGTGCACAGCGACGCCGACCGGGCCCAGGAGGAGCTGC
Coding sequences within it:
- a CDS encoding sensor histidine kinase, which translates into the protein MRPLRTALSEHNEVSQGKLRRLNLVLQVPPIILTGVVLVLIDHTTWWGTAALVVGVVAAVVAMERWTADDLARVALPCLVITAAVWVFGALVTDSSTAFYGLGVVGSLVVPQLPRHRIAAGLGLLAFIAAVGASRLLVSQDDVVGDLIVYVLVPTGVFVVATPLLYGNQRYLDLMKETRDREAELAVAQERIRFAGDLHDIQGHTLHVVKLKTVLAQKLVHSDADRAQEELREIHALVADTIAQTKNLAHAQRRLNLSAELENAKNLFEAAGIAVRVDRRAEADPRTAELLGQVLRETTTNILRHAQATLVRITLTGQGIDIVNDGAKDAPLPALSGLSALRQRVTEDGGELTVEQESGRFRTAAAFPRAGATPAPATKALEGSR